The following are encoded together in the Stegostoma tigrinum isolate sSteTig4 chromosome 20, sSteTig4.hap1, whole genome shotgun sequence genome:
- the LOC132210767 gene encoding probable G-protein coupled receptor 139: MHRQELIHPLDFIYYPVLAAFGIPVNLLAIVILSRGKCGLSKCITYYLVSMAVGDLLVIITDVILYKIVYYYFRGSFFDITPMCRLIVVLYASSQDCSVWLTVAFTFDRFIAICCQQIKRKYCTSETAAIVIIVVCVLFCLKCIPWFFAFGPRHVINNVQWDCILTQTFSNSEMWTVFAWLHRIFTPLLPFGLILLFNIMTVKNILVASRARKNLRNSHHGENYSDSEIANRRKSIILLFTISGSFILLWTTYVVYFLYVRITNAFYHTSLNDPLFKAQQAGSMLQLLSSCTNTSIYAVTQNKFRKEMRDAVKYLIAPIFKLIKYENS, translated from the coding sequence TTAACTTGTTGGCAATTGTAATCCTTTCCCGTGGAAAATGTGGCCTATCGAAATGCATCACTTATTACCTGGTCTCAATGGCAGTAGGAGATCTGCTCGTCATTATCACAGATGTAATATTATATAAGATTGTTTATTATTACTTTCGAGGTTCTTTCTTTGACATAACACCAATGTGTCGCCTCATTGTTGTTCTTTATGCCTCAAGTCAAGATTGCTCAGTTTGGCTAACAGTGGCTTTTACCTTCGATCGCTTCATTGCCATTTGTTGCCAGcagataaaaagaaaatattgtaCTAGTGAGACAGCAGCGATTGTTATCATAGTTGTATGTGTATTATTCTGTTTAAAATGTATTCCATGGTTCTTTGCATTTGGACCACGGCATGTAATTAATAATGTACAGTGGGATTGTATCCTGACACAAACATTTTCTAACTCAGAAATGTGGACAGTATTTGCTTGGCTCCATCGTATTTTCACCCCACTGCTCCCATTTGGTTTAATTCTTCTGTTCAATATTATGACTGTGAAGAATATTTTAGTGGCAAGTAGAGCTCGCAAAAACCTCCGAAACAGCCATCATGGTGAGAATTACAGTGATTCTGAGATAGCAAATCGTAGAAAATCAATCATTTTACTCTTTACGATATCCGGCAGCTTTATACTGTTGTGGACAACTTATGTTGTTTATTTCTTATACGTAAGAATCACAAATGCCTTTTATCACACAAGTTTAAATGATCCTTTATTTAAAGCTCAACAAGCTGGATCAATGCTTCAGCTTTTGAGCTCATGTACAAATACAAGTATTTATGCAGTGACCCAGAATAAATTCAGAAAAGAAATGAGGGACGCAGTTAAATATTTGATTGCTCCTATCTTTAAATTAATTAAGTATGAGAACAGCTGA